The genomic segment GATCGCTACCCCCACCACGCCCCTGCTACAACAGACCCCCAcccggccgcggcctcgttCTAGAACAACGACGGGAATACCTGAGTCGGAGAGTCTGTTGTCCGTCAACGCAGCCCTGCAGATGCCTAGGTCGCCTCTGCGGCCCGAGCATGAAAAGCCAAACGGCAGCTACTCGAGTGAGTGGAAGAAGTATATGGGTAGACAGGTTGAGTGCGTCGTCTGTTTGGAGGAGTACGTCGACGGTGTCAGCCGCGTCATGAGCCTGCCCTGCGGCCACGAGTTCCACGCCGAGTGCATGTAAGTGTCTTTGGATCTTTTCCGGGTTTACAACACTATACTAACAATTCTCAGCACGCCCTGGCTCACAACACGCCGTCGTACGTGCCCTATCTGCAAGGGTGACGTCGTCCGATCCCTTGCGCGCGGCTCCCCGTCCAGCCCCCGCTACGAAGCGTACCACGACGACtctgacgacgaggtggaggccgaggcgtcCAGCTCGAGAGACaggggcgacgacgtcgagcagGGGATCCTCTCGCCGGCGCCTAGAGGACGCCAGACCCGACCAGACGGGTGGCTGGGTATGCTGTCAGGCAGCTTTGGCGCATCCTCTCGCGCGAGCCGATCGCCGCAGCAAGATGACCGCAACAGGTGATTTAGTCACTTGGTATCCACTCTCGCAATCTCATCTCTTCCCTTTTATGACTGGTGGCTCgttttgttgttttttttggttCTCCCCGGGTACGAGACCCGTGGGAAAGGCTGGGAGGGATACAATGGCGTAACATGGGGTCTCTTGGGCAATCACTGGGACGGGGATTTGGGCAGCATGGCCGGGAAATTCAAAGCTTGCCCCGGCAGAGAAACGGGGAACCTCAACACACTCGTTTCGATTGTTGTCCTTTATTGTTTTTTGTCTGATTTTCAATCATTGCTCATTCCGGCGGTCTTGCCAATCCTCAGAcaaggaggggaggggggaggttggAAGCGGGGGTAGAGCAAGAGTATATAAGGGTGTGACgggaggggggttgatgGTGTGGGTGAAGTGGGTGAAGTGGCTATTATACCCGTCGTCTCGCCTCCCTACGCGGGGTGGCGGACGCCTTTTGGAATATGAATTCCATTGCCAACGCTTGCGTGTGTGTGGTTGATCCAGATGCGTGATATGATCTGTTTGTTCTGGGTGGTTACATCCTGTCGGCCTGGTGTTGAAGTTTCCCTCCCCACCGTTCGGGACGGTGAAATGTCGTGTGTTGGGGGTATATCACCGGCGTCTCCTACTGATGATACCTGGCGAGGCTCGCAGGCTCCTTTCGTCTCCCCTTTCAAGCGGACCCGTCTCTGGATGTTCTCGTTAGGGTCCAGATACTCGTTCCCGGCACCGGCTGGGTACGGAACCAAAGTGAGGTCCCTTCGGTCCAGGTCGTGTGCCCTCACCCGACGTGCGGGAGTCACGAGCCGGGTCTCGAAGAATGGGGGTGGCGGGTTAGTCGGCCCGCAGAGCGAGGTGTAACCGAGCCGTCGCGCAAGGGCGGATGTAGTTACGATCATACAGGTTTACTGTAAATATGACCGGGCGTTACGAGGGTGGTCCTGTGAAAGAGATGACGGCTCCTCCATAAATGCATGGGAGTGGCTTCACATGTCGTTGTAAAGGATCATGCGCGGCAGCTCCCTCTCGCTGACGGAGTGCGCCCACGCGGAgccaggggagggggacgtCATCAGGGAccccggcgtcgccgccactcctgctgctgctgctgctacttctgctgccgtcgacgtTGTGAACgcagtggtggtggaagaggagggcTGCGTttccggcggcggggagggggatgccgcgagggcgaggaagcgGATCCTCTGGGGTCCTTTCGGGAAGGCTCTGAGACGGTGTTAGTCGGGGTAATACCTCGATGACACTGGTCGTATATCCAGGACGGATGGATGCAAAAGACCATcggggggggaaggggaggggtgtcACATAaaatggagggggggactCACAGCGCGGTGCCCAGCACGCCGCGAAAAAGGTTGGCctccctcgacgacccggGATCCTGCACCCGCGCCCAGAGAAACTCACGCGCGCGatggacggcctcgtcgatgcggTCCTGCAGGGCCGGGAAGAAAGGGCGCAacgagaggagggagatgaCAAGACCCTGCGGCCCGGAGGCGAAGCCGACGCCCCCTGAGGGGGCGGATGCGTGCGTTTCGGGGGgtacgccgtcgtcgtgatggtgctgctgttgctgatctcgcggcgagggccagtCGCCGTCGGGGAGTTGGAGGTCCAGCAGGGCGGAGAGGCGCGGGGCGAGGGAGGGCGCGAGGGGCGGAGTCGTGAGGACGAGCTGGGTTAGGgtgccaaggacgccgtgCGATACGCCGTGGCGGTCcgcgggcgaggacgagggcgagggacaGGTCCACGGGGTAGAGGGTGAGAGGAGGTAATCCGAGACGTGGACTATGGTGCGGGAGACGaggggggcggaggagggaacCCAGTGCCGGATCAGGCGGAGGAGGTAGAGCGTTCCCGCGAGGCCGTGAAGGAGGCACGTTGGCAGCGGTGGCAGAGGCAAAGGCGCGTGGAGGGCCGCGGCGGGGAATGGTGATGATGACCCTGCGGCGGCCGTTGGTACGCGGAGGATGTATTCCACGACcggggcgaggagggcgaggaagacacGCACATGGGCGAGGTCCTTTGTGACACAGGCACGGACAGcggggccggcgagggcgtcggaTAGGAGACCTAGgacggcggggacggcgggGCTGGgtctgtcgtcgtcgccgccgggaGCGAACGGGGTAATCGGCGCGGAGGGCGTCGGGATGTTGGAGATGTAGGCGCGGGCCCAGTGGATGGCCGGGTAGGAGTGGACCTGCAGCCGCGGGTGgtcggcggagacggcgaggaagagatAGGCAAGCCCGGTGTGAGACGTCAGGGGCCCGGTAAGGGTGGAGGGCGGGTGCGTCGACTGCGGCGGGGAGAGGGCAAGGACTTTGGAGAGGTAGGTtgggagggggtgggggtcCATTCTTGGGAGGTGTGTGAGATGTAGGGAATGAGATGGAAGAGATAAGATGAGGTATGGGGTGAGAGGGTGGGAGGTGAGAAGGAGTGAGATGggcggagagagagggttGAGGTGAGGTGTGAAGATGAGATGATGCATGTAGGAAGTGAGCAGGCGGTCAAGCGTGACATTGAGCTCGTGTGAGCCGTGAGCTGTGTGCTAGTCGAGGCGGGGACTGGGATGCGGGGTCGGAGGTTTAGGGGGGCTAAGGATTCCAGGGACCGGGAGGCTGGAGCGGGGGATATGGGGCAGACAGGccgggcgggcgggtgggTCCCTGCCGGAATGCGGGGTGTGGTGCTGGTCCCTCGTGCCGGTGTGCCGTGGCTCGTGAGAAGAAATGAAGAAAGGCGATGAAGCCGGTCAATCTGGGTCCCTTTGAACCTAGATACAGTTGCTTCCGAACCACGTGCCTCAGTTGAATTAGCCTATCCCATCAATAAGTAGGGCTACTGTAGAGTGTTTCTATGTAGGGCTGGCGCTGGCAATAGTAAGCAGGTACGCTGCAGGTATAAGCCGGAGACTCAGCAGATCTTCAATCCGTACAGCCCGTTTTCGTAGAAGAGTACCGCTTAGTCTTGGGTTCAATCTTATTTACTACGCGATTTGAGTGTACATTTCGCTTGGTTTCTTGACCAACGCGCCATTACGGGTAAGGACTACCGTTTCCGCGCAGAACCACCATTCCAGTAGACCCGAAAGTGGTATGGCCTTCCATCACGCACCGCCTGATTCGCCAGGATCTTGCAATGTGATTGCGGTGATGCCAAGAATATTCGAGGTGAACCTCGCATAACGCACAAACAGGGTATCACTTCCGCACGTGGAGATTGCTTCAGCGGCTAAGTCGAGAAGAAACTGCCCAAGGCATTCACGATGACCGTTGATATAATTGACCTTGATACCAATCACGTGGGAGATCGCGGCTTGTCGAATGCAGGGCTGGATTTCGGAGATGCCGTCCAACGAACAAGCCGTGCGTCTCAAAGTGCCAGGACTCGTTTGAGCGGGGACTTTTTCGACGGCGGTCGGTAGCTTCAGTGTAATGGGGGCAACGTCATTGTTGTCGTAAGACTTCTCAAGAGCGAGGTGATGTACCCCGGCTTGGCCATCGGGATGGTCCCATGAATTGAAATAGACCCTGGTCTTGTCCCGCGGGACAGTCAAGATCCTGTCCGTGGTTTTGGCATGCCACCCAAAACCTATCACCCGGCCTTTGTTTGTTATGAACTTTGTAACGTTAGTTCCGTGGCGATGCTTGTGGGATGTGAGTAGGAATTGGCGTCTTACGCTCAGTCCAATCTCAAGCCACCGCAGGTTGAAATAGTGGCGGAGTTGACTGGCAATATGAGTGATGAACTCGCCCTCATCTAGAGGCATATACATCCAGTGAGTAGCCCAGTCCGGTGCATTTTCATAAAGGCGCGAAAAGTCTTTCTCTTCTCGCTTGTGGGTGACAATGTCAAATATGCGATCGCCGCAACACGCTACCAAGTAGCCGATTGCGTCCGGGTGATTGCAGTCGAAGGATTTCATGCGACTTCTGGGAGGAGGAACGGATGAAATGCCAATAGTAACGATGGGTGCCAGATCAGGGGGAGACGCCGGTGGGGTCTCCCAAAGTAACTGCGATAAAGGATCGCTCGATAGGTTCCTAGGCAAGCCTTCTATGTGGCGAACCTTGAGTCCCTGTGCGTAGATAGTTGGCCAACATCCATTCCAATTGCCAAGGCAGATTGCAATAAAGGGAGTATCTCTGCCATTCTTACATCGGTTTGAATCTTGACGGTAGAACGCACGTCTGCCAGCGGAACCTTGCGCCACCAAACCCCTGGTACTGGTCTCTGTTCGTTGCACCAAATCTGAAGAGCGCCAGGCGCGAGGAAAACGACGCGGCGGATGCGTTGATGGTCTTCAGAGACCCAGACCTCCACGCCTGCGGTTTTCGAGTCCTCCTTTGTCGGAAAAAAGAGACGCGTGTCGCTGCTAGACGTACCCACCGGCGAGTTGTACAAGCTCCTAACGTAGATGTTCCCATCAACTTTCACGTAAGACGCCTAGATCGGCCCGGAAAGATCGATCTCGGATGTTGATGCCTTCGCATCAGCGGGAAATTGGCCCTGTAAAGTAACGACAGCGCATTGGCGTACAAGGTGGCCTGCAACCAGATACCACAGCTCCGGGGGGATGTCGGGGAATAGCTTGCAACGTTTCAGGTTCTCGGCCATTGATGTCTGAAAATATTGAGAGCGTCGTCTTTGCTCTGTTGGAGGTGCCAAGAACGCAAAGTCGGTTGCGGCAAGGAATGTCGAGGTTACGGGTGTCCTCAAAGCCGAAGAGTGGCACTCGAGGTGGAGACAAAATGTTTCTTCCGTGCAGCGGCCACAGAGATGTTCTCTGTGATTTAGGTGGAATGCGATATCTTGATCCTCATCTACGCACTCTTGGCGGGTCTTTTCGAACTCAAATGCGCGGGATACGTGATCGGCGGCGGGGTCTAGGGCTGTAAATTAAGAGGCGGTTGTTATATGGCGTCCATCGCATGTCAGTGACGAAGGGAGGGGGCCTTACGAAAGCAGATAGCCCCACCCTGCATCAGCTCGAATTGACAGAGGCGGCATCGTGGCTGCGGGATGCACCATCTTACACGCGATGGCACAGACGTCTCAATCTACGTTGCGGGAGAGAGGCATCGCCCGAGTGCATGGGAAGTCGTTGAAACCCATTTATCTTAGGCATGTTCTTGCATGTAAAGGGCAGCAATGCAATTTGTAGGGGTTAAGTAGCAGCCAACAAATATATGCAATGCAAGGGTATAACGTACTATTCGGCTGTGTAGTTGTATACGCCGTGAGGGAAGGTCACCAGATAAACTAAGATTAAGTTCTATGAAATAGCCATAAAAAAATAGACtacatacaacaccaggtattcgctggtcgtcaccgacccaactactaatccggccctcactggcttatctatgggagagcggacgggatcccgagttctccagtgggtatggtcgtatgtgcTAACTCTTGGGTGGCAAGATGGCTATGAATGCAAGACGGGGTCAGTCGGTCTACGGATGTTTCGATCACCACGATTCAGCCACCGCAAAACTGAAGTTGACAATGGAGTCCTTGAAGATTATGGTATGCACAGTTTCAGTTCAAGTTAACTCCACTTCGTACTGAGCATGGGTTAGACCTGATCTAAAAGTGGACGATATCGAAAGGGCTATTATCCGCTTCGAGCAACGGTTGCGTGCAATAACCCAAGCTTAGTTTTGTTGCACCTCTTTTGCCCTTGCTGCTTGTTCTAGGTGGGAGGCTCTTGTTGTCTGTCTCAGAGACCGTATCAGCCGTAGCGACACCTCTACGAGTCGGCCCAACGGCCCCTCATCCCCAGTCTTCACCTTCGCCTCCGTCTCTTTGCTTTGAGCGTTGAGGTCCTTAGGGGGATGTGCGTTTATGGATGAATGCCGTGTCTAGATTTGCTAGGCCTGGAGTCTACACGGAACCCGCCAAGCTCTCCATTGTTTTCAGCTCATCGTAGgcttctctgcctctctgGTCCTTAGCACTATTTTGCTTTTCCTATTCACCACGTCTACTTCAAAATCATGTTCTTCCGCGGGCTCAGAATCATCTGTTTTGTTTTCCGAGCTTCAACGGCAAGGAGAGGCTGAGCCGGTTAGGCGCCCTACCTCCCCTACCACCAAGCATACCAACCTGTTTCCAATTACCCGAGAACTTTCTCGTCTTGTGATCGACCCTCGGCCACATACAAGTTTCGTTCATCACACACAGACAGCCCTTTCTCCGATTGCCACACTAGACTGTCGAGAATAAACAGCGCTCAAGCACAGGATCTTGTTCTCCAGCCTTCCGGGCCCTTTCAGGTATGCCGTCCCATTCTATCCATGATGAACCAGAGTGAGAACCCCTACCCAGTCGAGATTAAGGTGTCTCAGAGCCAGAAGCAAGAGAGCGGCACATCACGCGTATACGCTTGTTGTTCGCGCGGTTGAGAACCCAAACACATGTGGAGAAACAAGTTTGACGGGAACCGGAAACCCCTTCGTTGAGTGACACCGGCCAATATTAATCAAACGGAGAACAGAGCATTAAAATCGTGGGCGGAAGCTGCAGGAACACGAAGCTGAAAGCACTCCAAGATGATATCAGCAAGGCTCTCTATAGATTATGTTGTCAAGTCCCATGTTTAGCCATATTCCACGCGCAGCGCGCTACGCCGACATGGTCTAGGTTCCGTTGACCACTAGGGCAAGAAGGGGGTTCCTGACAGTTTCGACGTCCAGCGAATTTGTATACCTATGATGCAAACTTTCCCAATTGTCTGGATTTCGCGGACGAACAACTTCCACCTTAAGTCTGGATGGCATGTCCGAGCATTATTTGTTTCGTGTTCCCCGTTTCACTTTTAATTCAACTCTGCACTTACAAATTGTATCCGTATGCTTGCATAGGTTTGAGCCCACCTTCGAACCCTGCTCGAGGCAGGATGTTCTAAGCTTCTCTGAACGATGTCCTTGACCCAGATGAATTGACAAGCTAGGAGCGGGTCACAAAACCTGCGTTATCGAATGCCATTTTAAGTAGGGATAATGCTTCCGCTCATGTAACAACGTCACGTGGTCGAATCACAGCCCCCAAACTCACACGACGGGGCATTTGACTTGGTGACACGCTGAATACGTCAGGCCGTAGCAGATGAATGGATAATTATATATGCTTAACGCCAAACATGGACTGTGTGAGCATGTCCGCCTGCTCTTGGGCGAAGCAAGACTTTAACGTAGCATGACTCACCCATCCGACCATCTGTGTGTCGTGGCCTATGGGAGATGAATGATATATGAATGCCACCCAATCCAACGAAAGGAGGTTAAACTCCCCTTGATTCCAGAACGCCAGGGCAACTTTGCTCTCCACCTGCCTCCTTTCTGGGGCGTTTTCTTTCCTGTTCCGAGCAGGTCGTACATCCGATGTTGTGTGATGCCGTACAAGTACACGGGTGGTTGCGCCGTCGTCTCTTCATCCTCTGTTCATGGTCATCGTCGCGGTCGACACAGGAGCCCAGCCCGGACCGCTCGTATTAAATGGGAAGTTGATGCGTGTGGCGCGGATCTTCGTCTACATGACGGAGCACTCGCCCTCCTGTTGCTTGCCGATCTTGCTGCGCGAGATGCGCTcccgttgacgaggaccGCTTTTGCCGGCGCGTTTGAGGTCCTCGAGACGCTCACGGGCCTTGGGGAAATCTTGGGCTGCAGGGAGCGGTCAACAAGAGCTTGTCGTGAACAGATGCATCGTACTTACCAGCCGCTCTCCAGTACCAACGCTTTGCGTCCTCCATGTTAGCCGGCACACCGATACCCACTTCGGTGAAGTAGCCCATCGCGTACTCAGCCTTTGCCAGACCAGCTGTAGCAGCCTTGCGGGCCCACAAATACGCTTCCGTGTCGCTCTGCTGCAAGACGTTATCGCTGCCGGTGAGATACCAACCACTAAGCGACAACTCGGATTGATGCTCGCCCTGCTGGGCTGCACGCGAGTACCACATGATGGACTGCCGGGGATCCACGGGGCAACCCATCAAGCCGTACTCGAACGCACAGCCCAGGCGGTACTGCGAGAATTTATAGCCAAGATCAGCTGCCTGCCTGAAGAGCGTAAACGCGTACGCCTCATCCTTGATGATTGCATCATTGGGGGCAGCCGATTCGTACAACAAGCCCAGCTCGTGCAAGGCGTGAGGATTCTCGGCATCAGCCCGTTCAGCTGCCCTCTTCAGCCATCCAACAGCCTCGCGGGGGTTCTTTtgctggccgagaaggccctTCAGAAGGATCATGCCGACCTTGTACATGGCAGGCGTGTCTCCAAGAGTAGCGGCTCTCTTATACCACTGAATCGCTTTCAGAGGATCCTTTCTGGtgccgccgccttcttcgtgTCCAATCTCGCAGCACACCGCCGTCCGGtaggccgccgccgcgtgcCCGAGCTTAGCAGCCGATTGGTACAGCGTGAAGGCCTCCTTGTTATCGGGCTCCAGCCCGAACAAGCCACGACCTAGGCAATCGGCAAAGAAGAACATGGCCTCGGGGTTTTGCGCGCTCGAAAGCTTCTTGAGAATCTTGTTGGCATCGGCAAGATACCTCTCGCGGCCGCGGGTCCTCATCTTAGGATCTGCGAGGGCAGGGGCCAGAACATCAGCAGCTTCCACAAGTCTCTTTGCCAGCCTCAAGGCGGACTCCTGGTCGTTCGGGTTCGACTTGATGGTCTGCCGCAATCGCTCCAATTCCTCTTGGGTAACGGGTGTGGTGATGTCTTGCAGCGAGGACTTGCTCGGTTGGTGAGGCAGCATTTGCTGCTGCGGTGGGGGCCCACCGCCAGGACCCGCGGGAGGCGTCGGTACGTTGGACGCGCCGCTATAGTTGCGGATCGGCGCAGGCTTGTCGTTCATGTTGACCATCGAGTTGGGCATGTGGCCAGGTCGCACGGGAGCTGGGTGCGATGGAAGACTGTCGGGGCCGCGGTTGGGTGAAGGGCCCTGGGGCATACCAGGACGCCCCATCTGGGGGTTTTGCGGCTGGTCCCAGCCGTTCTGTCCGTTGTAAGCTTCCTGGTACCCGTTGTCCATCGGTGGCATAGGCGGGGCATCGCCAGCCATCTCGAACACGGCCTGCTGCGATTGCCTCAAATCGGGTTGCGACTTTGTTCGGCTCATCTCGGGCACGCGCTTGGCACCTGGCTGGGTGTGCTGGGCGATGCCGGGCCTCATGTGCTGGTCGAAAGACCCGCGAGTGCCATTGGCTGGCGCCGCGTTAAAGTCGGGAACGTCGTGCTGGGCGTAGCTGGCGTTGCTCTGGTTGCTCATGCGCGTGGAATGGTAATACGCATCGTAGACATCGCCAAAAGACGCTCTAGTGTCCCGGTATGGgtcctggccgccatcgtACTCTCCACCATATCCGCCATGTTGAAGGGGTggttgctggtgctggtggtgctgctgctgaggtTGGTGCAGAGGCGGCTGCGGCATCGGATTCGGGGGATACATGcgctggggaggggggcggtTTCCTTGGGCCGTCGAAGGTCGAGGGGGTACTCCATTGCGCGGGGGCCCCGGAGGGCCGCCACCATATGGATCCATGCGCGGCGGAGGCGCACGTCGTTGCGATCCATCGTTGACGGGCATCGTCATGCTCCTGGAAGGAGGACCGAAGTCGTCTCTCGGGGGTCCCGGTGGACCGTAGCCGTCGCCTCGTAAGTCGGGTCCGTACCCTGGGTCCGGACCGCGGCGGGGATCTCGCGGTGGTGGCGCTCTGCCGTTGGGAGG from the Colletotrichum destructivum chromosome 10, complete sequence genome contains:
- a CDS encoding Putative tetratricopeptide-like helical domain superfamily; translation: MAGYPGQRPYGGGPPAPRPGPGPAPPSRGPPPQQYDNYQQDAYGYDYYDDGGYGPEYGGQYQDPNYARGPPPPNQGYPPQDYYAGGPGPNGPPRGGRPPQMGRGGPIPRPPTADGTRGAHPPRGGPGGRGGFPMGRGGRPAQYERSANSEPTPNRHRPQDPGPLSPPGPQGFGGAFPAFPGQGRKTDLDAEAAILNKMAGMDIAGSQRPSGPPNGRAPPPRDPRRGPDPGYGPDLRGDGYGPPGPPRDDFGPPSRSMTMPVNDGSQRRAPPPRMDPYGGGPPGPPRNGVPPRPSTAQGNRPPPQRMYPPNPMPQPPLHQPQQQHHQHQQPPLQHGGYGGEYDGGQDPYRDTRASFGDVYDAYYHSTRMSNQSNASYAQHDVPDFNAAPANGTRGSFDQHMRPGIAQHTQPGAKRVPEMSRTKSQPDLRQSQQAVFEMAGDAPPMPPMDNGYQEAYNGQNGWDQPQNPQMGRPGMPQGPSPNRGPDSLPSHPAPVRPGHMPNSMVNMNDKPAPIRNYSGASNVPTPPAGPGGGPPPQQQMLPHQPSKSSLQDITTPVTQEELERLRQTIKSNPNDQESALRLAKRLVEAADVLAPALADPKMRTRGRERYLADANKILKKLSSAQNPEAMFFFADCLGRGLFGLEPDNKEAFTLYQSAAKLGHAAAAYRTAVCCEIGHEEGGGTRKDPLKAIQWYKRAATLGDTPAMYKVGMILLKGLLGQQKNPREAVGWLKRAAERADAENPHALHELGLLYESAAPNDAIIKDEAYAFTLFRQAADLGYKFSQYRLGCAFEYGLMGCPVDPRQSIMWYSRAAQQGEHQSELSLSGWYLTGSDNVLQQSDTEAYLWARKAATAGLAKAEYAMGYFTEVGIGVPANMEDAKRWYWRAAAQDFPKARERLEDLKRAGKSGPRQRERISRSKIGKQQEGECSVM
- a CDS encoding Putative six-hairpin glycosidase-like superfamily codes for the protein MDPHPLPTYLSKVLALSPPQSTHPPSTLTGPLTSHTGLAYLFLAVSADHPRLQVHSYPAIHWARAYISNIPTPSAPITPFAPGGDDDRPSPAVPAVLGLLSDALAGPAVRACVTKDLAHVRVFLALLAPVVEYILRVPTAAAGSSSPFPAAALHAPLPLPPLPTCLLHGLAGTLYLLRLIRHWVPSSAPLVSRTIVHVSDYLLSPSTPWTCPSPSSSPADRHGVSHGVLGTLTQLVLTTPPLAPSLAPRLSALLDLQLPDGDWPSPRDQQQQHHHDDGVPPETHASAPSGGVGFASGPQGLVISLLSLRPFFPALQDRIDEAVHRAREFLWARVQDPGSSREANLFRGVLGTALAFPKGPQRIRFLALAASPSPPPETQPSSSTTTAFTTSTAAEVAAAAAGVAATPGSLMTSPSPGSAWAHSVSERELPRMILYNDM